TCATCCCCTCCTTGGCAAACTTGTCCAGGTGCGGCGTCTTCACCTCGGTGTTGCCGAACGGGCCGATATCGGCATAGCCCATGTCATCGATGAAGATCAAAATCACGTTGGGCGATCTGCCAGAACTCGACTGCTCGGCACCGGTGGCCAGCAGCGTGAACGCAGATACCCAGGCTGCGATAAGTGCCAGGAAAGTGCAGCACGGAATAGACCTGAAGAGAAGTTTGGGCATTGATTCACCGAGGGGAAGAAGGAGAGGTATAGGTGGGCTGAAGTATCCGCCACCGGAAAACGCCGGTCAACTCTCGCCCCGGCCAGTTTGCCTGTACCGCATCTTGCAAATGCGTTGCCGCGCTAGGAAGCGTCGGCTGGCAAGCGGGCGATAATGCGTCCGTCGCGAACGTCATGGCCAATGGCGTCGACCAGCGTGCTGGGCTGCAAGCCTTCGGCTTCGATCTCAACGGGAGCATAACGGCAGGAGGTGCCGGCGAAGCCATGGGGCAGGTATTCACTCTGGCCTTCGATCATCACCTGCAGTTGACGGCCCAGCAGGCTGCGGTAGTAGTCGTCTCGCACTTCCGCGGCGACTGTTTCCAAGTGATCGAGTCGCTCTTGCTTCACTTCGTGCGAAACTTTGTCCGGCATGTCGTAAGCCGGCGTTCCTTTCCTCGCGCTGAATGGGAAGATGTGAATCTTTGAGAAGCCGCAGTCGCGCACGACCTGACAAGTGGCAGCAAAATCGTCTTCGGTCTCGCCCGGAAAACCGACGATCACATCGGTCGATAGCCCGGGCTGATCGAGCGACTCGCGCACCAACCGGCAGCGATCAACAAACAGCTTGCTCCCCCAGCGGCGCTTCATTCGTCGCAGCACGGCATCGGAGCCACTCTGCAGGCAGATGTGCAAGTGAGGAGCAATCTTGCCGGGATTTTCAGCCATCACACCGATCAGGTCGCGGGTGACTTCAGTCGCTTCGATGCTCGATAGACGAATGCGAAACTCACCGGGAACCTTGCACAATGTGCGCACCAGCGTTGCCAGTCGCAGCCATTCCTCGCGCGGCCTATTGTGATTGAGTTCGACACCGTAGTGCCCCAGATGCACGCCGGTGAGGATGATCTCGCGGTGGCCGTTGTCGACCAGGCGGGCCACTTCGTCGCGAATGTGTTCGAGCGGCCGGCTGAAAACATTCGGGCGCACATAGGGAATGATGCAGTAGCTGCAGCGGAGCAGGCAGCCATCTTGCACTTTTACATAGGCCCGCTTGCGACCGGTGAACCGCGAAATGCCAGTGGGGATATCGACCACGCCGAACCTGCCGAGCAAATCGGGAATCTCCCGCTTGTCGGTCACCACTTCGCTGACGTTCGGCAGCGAGGCGACTTCTTCCGGCGCTCGCGTAGCATAACAACCCATCACCACGATGCGTGTTTGGGGATTATCGCGCGCCAACTTGCGGATGACATGCCGACTCTTGCTATCGCCTTCGGCAGTCACGGTGCAGGTATTCACCACACAGAGATCTGGCGCTTCATCGTCGGCCGCATCGTGATAGCCAATCCTGCGCAGCCCTTCGCGCACCAGTTCGGTTTCGTACTGGTTGACTTTGCAGCCGAGAGTGATGGTTTTTAACGAAGCGGGCATTGTGGGGGATGTTCTAGCCTTCCACCGGCTCAATCGTCGAGGACATGCTCCCCTTGCAGCGGGCGATGAGCTTGTCAGCACCGAAGGCGTGGATCTGCTCGCGCTTTAGTTCGGCGTGCTCGCGCGTGGTGGTCAGGCAGATGGCTTTGCCCAGCTTGTCGACCTGCTCGGCGATTTTGAAGCCCTTTTCGACCGGGTAGCCGAATAAGTCCTTCATCATCTCGATGACATATTCGTACGAATGGTCTTCGTCGTTCCACAGAATGACGTTATAGCGGGGCTGACGCTTGGGGCGTTTGCGCTTGTCGGTCTGGTCTTCCTGCTCGGGTTCGGCGACTGCTGCGGCGTGTTGATGCTCGGACAAGGGGAGCCTCCTGCGAAGTTCGTCCGCGGGTTGACCGGGAATAGGCGAGGCGAACTAGACGCATTATATTGCCCGGTCGGCAAAGAGGCGAGATGCTGTCGCCAATCGGTGGGAGAAAGGGCCAGGGCTGCGAAAACATGGATGACGTGCTGAAATATCTCGATGCGGATCGCGACCAATGCCAGCGCGACCTGTGCGAGTTGCTTGCCATTCCTAGCGTGGCGGCCGATTCGAAGTATCATCCCGACGTTCGCCGGGCTGCAAGTTGGGTCGCGGGGCAGTTTCAATCGTTGGGGTTGAAGACCGAGCAGATCGAAACTATTGGCCAGCCCTTGATTTATGCCGAAAGTCCCGCGGTGGCCGGGGCTCCAACCGTGCTGGTCTATGGCCACTATGACGTGCAGCCCGCCGATCCGCTGAACGAATGGATTTCGCCCCCGTTCGAGCCCACAATTCGTGCTGGCAACATCTATGCCCGCGGGGCGACCGACGATAAAGGGCAAATGCTGACCCACGTTCTCAGCGCTCGTGGCTGGCTTAAGAGCCGCGGGGAATTGCCGCTTCAGATCAAGTTTTTGATCGAAGGGGAAGAGGAGGTCGGCAGCAAAGGGCTGTATGACTTTTTAAAGCAGCCCGGGGCGAGCGAAAAGCTAAAGGCCGACATAGTCGTCATCAGCGATACTTCGCAATTTGGCCCCGGTCAGCCGGCCATCACCTATGGCCTGCGCGGCATCGCCTATTTCGAAATTCGCCTGAGCGGACCTAAGCAAGATCTGCATAGCGGCACCTTTGGCGGAGCGGTCACCAATCCACTTAATGCACTCAACTCGCTTCTTCACTCACTGCGAGATGCTGACGGTCGCGTGCAAGTTCCCGGTTTCTACGACGACGTGCTGCCATTGACCACGCGCGAGCGTGAGCAGTTTGCAGCACTCCCCTTCAGCGACGCGGCCTTCCAAGAACAACTGGGCGTGGAGGGACTGTTTGGCGAAACAGACTTCACGACGCTCGAACGCCGCTGGGCTCGCCCCACCTACGATGTGCATGGTTTGTGGGGCGGCTATCAGGGCGAAGGTGGCAAGACGGTGTTGCCCGCCAAGAGCGGCGCCAAGTTCAGCTTTCGACTGGTTCCCAATCAGGACCCGCAGAAGATCGCAGCCTCGCTTGAGAAGTTTCTCAAGGAACGCTTGCCCCCCGGCATCACAATGGAATTGATCTACATGAGTGGTGCCCCGGGTTGCGTGGTACCGCTCGACAGTCCTTACGTGGCCGCTGCAGAAAAGGCCATTGAAGGTGGCTTCGGTCGCCGCCCCGTCTTTATTCGCGAAGGTGGTTCGATTCCCATCGTCACCAACTTCAAACAACAACTGGGCATCGATACCCTGCTGCTCGGTTGGGGTCTCGATGACGACAATACACACAGCCCGAACGAAAAGTTCTGCCTGGCCGACTTCCACCGCGGCATTCGCGCCAGTGCCCGCCTGTGGCAAGAATTGGCAAGCATCAAGAAGTAATTGATTTAAGTAGCCCGACGCGTCAGCGAGGGTGATTCGTCGAACACAGTTCCCCCTCGCTGACGCGTCGGGCTCCATTAAAACCTGACACCTAACCTCTGGCCCCTTCCTCACCA
Above is a window of Anatilimnocola aggregata DNA encoding:
- the mtaB gene encoding tRNA (N(6)-L-threonylcarbamoyladenosine(37)-C(2))-methylthiotransferase MtaB is translated as MPASLKTITLGCKVNQYETELVREGLRRIGYHDAADDEAPDLCVVNTCTVTAEGDSKSRHVIRKLARDNPQTRIVVMGCYATRAPEEVASLPNVSEVVTDKREIPDLLGRFGVVDIPTGISRFTGRKRAYVKVQDGCLLRCSYCIIPYVRPNVFSRPLEHIRDEVARLVDNGHREIILTGVHLGHYGVELNHNRPREEWLRLATLVRTLCKVPGEFRIRLSSIEATEVTRDLIGVMAENPGKIAPHLHICLQSGSDAVLRRMKRRWGSKLFVDRCRLVRESLDQPGLSTDVIVGFPGETEDDFAATCQVVRDCGFSKIHIFPFSARKGTPAYDMPDKVSHEVKQERLDHLETVAAEVRDDYYRSLLGRQLQVMIEGQSEYLPHGFAGTSCRYAPVEIEAEGLQPSTLVDAIGHDVRDGRIIARLPADAS
- a CDS encoding ATP-dependent Clp protease adaptor ClpS; its protein translation is MSEHQHAAAVAEPEQEDQTDKRKRPKRQPRYNVILWNDEDHSYEYVIEMMKDLFGYPVEKGFKIAEQVDKLGKAICLTTTREHAELKREQIHAFGADKLIARCKGSMSSTIEPVEG
- a CDS encoding dipeptidase, producing MLSPIGGRKGQGCENMDDVLKYLDADRDQCQRDLCELLAIPSVAADSKYHPDVRRAASWVAGQFQSLGLKTEQIETIGQPLIYAESPAVAGAPTVLVYGHYDVQPADPLNEWISPPFEPTIRAGNIYARGATDDKGQMLTHVLSARGWLKSRGELPLQIKFLIEGEEEVGSKGLYDFLKQPGASEKLKADIVVISDTSQFGPGQPAITYGLRGIAYFEIRLSGPKQDLHSGTFGGAVTNPLNALNSLLHSLRDADGRVQVPGFYDDVLPLTTREREQFAALPFSDAAFQEQLGVEGLFGETDFTTLERRWARPTYDVHGLWGGYQGEGGKTVLPAKSGAKFSFRLVPNQDPQKIAASLEKFLKERLPPGITMELIYMSGAPGCVVPLDSPYVAAAEKAIEGGFGRRPVFIREGGSIPIVTNFKQQLGIDTLLLGWGLDDDNTHSPNEKFCLADFHRGIRASARLWQELASIKK